CTCACCGTCACAGCCAAGGGAGAACTGCAGGCGTCAGAGCCGATCCGCTCCCGATTCCGCTACCGCTTGGCAAATCCGCCGGTCACCACTGACGTGCACAGCTGGCGCCAGCAACCTCCCACTGCCCAGGATCTGCAATGGCCTCGTGGGAGCAATCCACGATTGGAGGAACTGGCCCAACAATGGCGCCAGGGTGCCACTGATCCATTGGAGGTGGTGAACAAGGCCAAACGTTGGTTCATCGGACACCCCTTTCGCTACACCCTGCAACCGGGAACCCTGCCCGCGCGTGGGGGGCTGGATGCCTTTCTGTTTCGGAGCCGCGCAGGCTTCTGCGGCCACTACGCGAGCGCCTTCACGGGGCTGATGCGAGCTGCAGGCGTACCGGCAAGAGTGGTGGTGGGCTATCAGGGCGGGCGCTGGGTGAGGCCCCTCACCGGCCAGCCCTTTCTGGAAATCACCAACAGCGACGCCCATGCCTGGGCCGAGATCTGGGATCCGAAGCGGGGTTGGCTGCAGGTCGACCCCACCGCCTGGATCGCCCCACAACGCAGTCGCACAGATCTACTCAGCAGCTTGCCGGCGTCAGAGCGTCCCCTGCTTGCCGTCACAGGCCTTCGGCACTGGCTTCGGCCAATCGCTGATCAATGGCGCGGGCTCGACAATCAGTGGCAGCGCTGGGTGATGGGCTTCGATGCCGAAGCCCAGCGCAGACTGCTGCTGCAATGGCTACCCCTCGGGGCACGGAGCCAGGGGGTGGTGGCAGTGCTCACGATCGGTGTTCTCCTGGTTCCTGCCGTGCTCCTTCTGCAACGCCTCCCGGCAGGCCCAAGAGCAGACAAACTGCGCCAGGCCCTTGAACGCTGCCTCGCCGTACTGAAGCGAGGGGGCTGGCATCCCCAAGATGGGGAAACGCTGCGGGCCTTCAGCCAACGGCTAAGCCGAGAGCAACCCGAGCTCCAAGAGGTGCTCGATCAACTGGCAAACAGCTACAACCAAACGCGTTTCGCCCCATCCTCTTCAGAACCCCGTCACCTCAAGGGGCGCTGGCAGGAGCGGAAGGTTGCACGTTATTCGCTGCAGCTGAAGCACCTTTTGCGTCGTCAGGCTGACGGCCATAAGCAGTAAGGGTGAGCGACAGATCGAGAGGGGGTGCAGCGGACTCAGCACCTTTCTCTTCGTCGGCACTGACTTGCTGAACCTGCAGATCTAGATCACTGATTTCCACAAATACCTGCAGGCTCTCAAGCGCACGCATGAAACCAAGCAACCCGGCAAAGGACCCTGACACACCCAGTTGGGCTGAACGGCGCTCCAATCCCTCGCGCAACAGAGGATCCTTCGGCTCGGCGCCCTCACCACCTGCCGCCGGGGGCGGCGCAACCGCCTGCCCCTCTGCAGGGGTAGGCGGTGGTTGATAGGCCTGCACTTCACCGGGTTCGGCGCGGGTGATCGTCACCCCGATCCGATCGGCGAGATCGTTGAGGAGGGCCAGCAACGTATCGAGTTCACCGGTCCCCGCGACCAACTCCAACAAAGATTCCTGCCGCTGCCAACCCTGCTCAAGCCGCGCCAACTCAACCTCGAGTTGTTGACGCAACAACGGCACGGCATCACGCAGACGCCGTAGCTCCTCCACTTGTTCACGCTGGCCTTGGTTCCGCACAAGCAGGGGGGTAAGCGCCAAAAAAGTAAGAAGCACGGTGGCCATCAAACCTGCCGCGATCGGTATCACCAAAACCGCACGTTCTGGCGTCAGCCAACGCACCCGAGGAGCCGTTGGATTGGTCTGAAAATTGGTCATGGCAGCAGCCCAAGCCGGCGCATCAACTCGACGCGCAGTGCCACACCATTCGCCCCCAGCTGTCGCAGACGTCCTGCGCTGGCCTCTGCCGCATCCGAGGCAAAATTGGCTTTGACCTGATAGCGCAGCCGCGGCGATTGCTTGCGCTCATCAAAGACAGCGTCCACCAGGATCACCGAGCTGGAATCAAGAAACGACGAATTCTTAAGGCTGAGAAGAAAAGCATTCACCATTTTGAACCCCCCCTCGGGATCGCCTTCCCCCAGAAGCGTCAGGCCCTTCCCCTCAACCACCACTGAATCGAGCTGTAAACGGGTTGGGATACGTCGCTGCAGTTCGGTGAGAAACGCGGAACTGGATCGCACATCGGCAAGAGCCTTCGCAATCTCCTGGTTCTGATCGTCCAGCTGCTTCAGCTTTGTGCGAGTCGTCTGCAGCCGCTGCTCAAGATCGCCGTACTCCTGCTGGGCAGGCAGGAGTGAACGTGCCTCAGCAGCAAGCCATTGATTGCGCACTAACAACCATCCGCAGATCAACAAGAGTCCTGCCGGCAGAGCGATGCCAATCAGCGCACCACGACGCAGCAGGCTGCGGGTTGAGACCACTTGCGGTCTGACCTGGCCGTAATCTTCTCGACGCTGACGGAGAAGATCGATTTCAAGCCAGGCACCAACACCCACAGAGCTCGAACGAATCTCGATCCATTTAATCGGCTTGCGTTAGTCCCAACAACTGAGGGCGCATCGATGCAGAAATCACCAATGCCTCGCGCTTGGCGCCTTCCGACCTGGATGCGATCAGCGGCTTACCTCGTTTTCGGCGCTTGCCTGGGAGTCGGAGGCACCTTCGGCTTACAGCAATGGCAGAACGCAGGAGAAGAGTCCCCGGTGGTTCAGACCCCAAACAAGCAAAACCGCCAACCGCGAACACTGGTGATGGACCTCTTGCTGCAAGGGGATCCAGTGCTCGGCAAGCCATCAGCACCAATCACGATTGTGGAGTTCAGCGATTACCAATGCCCCTACTGCCGCCGTTTTCAACAGCAAGTATTTCCGAAATTAAAACGGGAGTTCATCGATGAAGGCTTAGTGCGCCTCATCCATAAGGATTTGCCATTGCCGTTTCATCAGCAAGCCGAAACCAGCGCCGCGGTGGCCCGCTGCGCTGAACAACAAGACGCTTTTTGGCCAGTACACCAGGCGCTTTACGACCAACAGAGCTGCTTGGAATGCCGTGGCCCCATCGCGATCGCTGTCGCCGCAGGACTGAACGGCGACGAACTTGATCGCTGCCTGCGCCAACCAGCGATCCTGGAGGCAGTGCGCAGCAATCGATCGGAATCGACCCTTCACGACATCAGCGCCACACCCACCTTTGTGATCGGCCCCACCATTGGTCGCGATCGACATCGCGGTCAGATTGTGGAGGGAGCCTTACCGTGGCCGCAATTCAAGTCGCTGATCGAGCAGCAACTGAAGAAAGCCTCCTTGGATGCGAAGCGATGAGCGCCAACACACTGCAGAACGACAGGTACTGGTTCGATCGCCATCCCAATGCTGTGGTGCGCTTCAGGCGCCAACGCATCGGGGAGTTTGAAAGTTTGAACGCCCGAGGCGAACAAGCACCCGTTTTCCGCCCGAGCTTCAGCGGCGAAGAAGCGCTCACATGGGTCGCCGTCGTGGATCTGTTTCAGCTGCTGCAAGACACCAACGCAGCATCAGATGGCACCCGCATGCGGTTGCGACTGCGCACGACTCCGATTCGGAGCACTGCGGAGCGATCCCAGGCCAGACAGGAGCTGATGAAAGCGGTGGCCAGAGAATTGCTCGAACAAGCCTTGCTCGATGAAGCACTGAGCATCAATCAAGAAGCAGCCTGAATGCCAACTGATCGACAGAGGCCTTGGCGGCTGATACAAGAAGAGCATCGCTGACGCAGCTCTCACTTCGCTAATGCGCCATATCCCCCTGCTGCTGGCCCTCCCTTTGTTATGCGGCAGTGCACTGTCTCCCACGGCATCAGCCGCCGACTCGGAAGCTTTACTGCTGTTGCTACAGAAGCGGAGCTGCCCGGATTGCAAGCTCCAAGATGCCGATTTGGTGCATGCCGATCTGCGTGATGCGAACTTGCAAGGTGCTCGGCTGCAGCGCGCCAACCTTGGCCAAGCCCAACTGGATGGAGCAGATCTGAGCGGCGCCGACCTCAGTTTCACCAGCCTGCGCGGAGCGAGCCTACGCGGAGCCAATCTCGTTGGTGCTCGACTTTATGGAACGGATCTAAGAGAGTCAGATCTCAGCGGGGCAAAGCTCAGTCCGGAAGCCCTTGAGGAAGCGCACTGGGATCAAGCCAAGGGAGTGGGAAATGGAATCCAGAGCCATGCATCGCTTCACAATGCTGGCGTCGATGCCGCTCTTCAAGGCCGCTGGGGTGACGCAGAAGCTTTGTTCAGTCGTGCAATCGAACAATCTCCGAACGAGAGCCTCTCGTGGATTGCGAGAGGGATCGCACGCTCAAAACTTGTGAAGGACGACCTCGCCGCCTCAGACTTTGGCTATGCGGCGACTATCTATCAATCGCAGGGGAATAAGGATTGGGCAAAACAGCTCAGTTCTGCTGCTAATAACCTCAAAAAGAGACGACATCATCAGGATTCACCCATACCGGCGAATGGCGTAGGCAGTAGTGTTTTGAGCAGCATCTCCACTGCCATTAGAACTATTGCACCTTTAGCAATCAAGGCATTTTCCCCAATAGGATTGGGCTTCTGAACACATAGAACTACGATTCAAGTCCCTGAAAGGACTTGCCTTGCAGCAGGGAGACTTGGCCTGTAGCCGTAACCATAAGCGCCACCAGCTCGATCATCAATAATTTTAGGAGTGACCATAATCACCAACTCACTCTTTGACCTCTCACCACCAGAATTCCGAAAGAACTGACCTACGAATGGCAGATCGCCGAGAATTGGCCATTTCGTTACCACCTCACGATCGGTATCAGAAATAACACCCGTAAGGATCAATGTTTGACCATCGCGAACACGAATCTTCCCTGTATCCAATGATCGGTCATTGATGATCGTTATCGAACCACAATTGCCAACCTGCTCAGTGCCAACGGGTGCAGAAATCTCGGGTGAAAGCGCGAAAGTCACAAATCCATTGTCATCGATTTTTTCCACACGAGCACCGAATGTTAGGCCAGCATTGGCAAAAACCGGTTGACAGAAATTATTACCATTGACATCTTGCTTTACCTCGAAAGAGGTTACGAACTGAGTGCCGACACGTACATAGGCTTCATTGGAAAACTCGCGACCAATCTTGCCATCTTCTGAGATTTTGCCTTTATCTGTGCCTGTCGACTTTTCCCCAAATTCTTGCAACACAAGCGTTGGACTCGCAAGCACCTTCGTCGAAGTCGACTGAATCCTTGCCCGAAGAAAGTCAAAAAATTGATTTTCAGGGTATTGAAACTTCGTCGGAGGTGTGTATTCAACACCATCCTCAGTGACTTCGCTAACCCCAGGCTGCAGAGGATTGTCGTAAGTCCCGAAATCTGGCCTTACAGGTGACAAGTTCGATTCACCCACCTGGGTGTTCGAACCCGGCAAAGGATAAGCCGAAGAAGGTTGATCAAAGAATGGAGTATTTTCACCCGCAAGTATGCCAGTACCTGGCACTGGCGTTGTTCCATCCTGGGCTGCGTATCGACCCGGCAAACCGCCAGCCTCGGTCGCAGGAGGCTTGTAGCCACCAAAATTAGCCAGCAACTCACCATTATCACTCACCACAAACATATTACCAGACCTGAACGCAAAGCTATTTGCGATTTGCTTATCATTTTCGAGATTGATATCTAAAATCTTGATCGTCAAAGCAACCTGCCTTTGCCGGAGATCAATTTGCTTTAAATAAGCCTCCGCAATCGCAACCAACTGAGAATCACCAACCAATGTCACAGTCTGCAATCGTTTATCGGTAGTGCCTGTTAAACCCTTCAAAGGGCCAACTGCCGCTCCATAGGTCTCAATACTGGTCAACGTCGATGTGGACTGCGATGTCTGCGAACTGATCTGCGTTGTACCAGCCGAGGCCGGATCACCACTGGTGATTGATGTTGTATTCACCTTGCTGACTGATGCACCAAGACTGGCGAGATAATTAGCCGCCGATGATGCACTCGCCTGATTGAGTCGGTAAACCTTGGACACTTGAGGCCCGAAAGTTTTCGCAGACACTGCGCTACCCACCATCAAAGTCCTTCCATCCAGCTTTCCTTGCAACCCTGAAGCCAGCAGCACCCCATTCAGGGCACGGGCATAACTTTCATTCTGGAAAGACATTGACACCGGATTGCCACCACCTGAAACGCTTCCAGTTGCTGCTTGTCCAGGTTCTGAAGTTGCGTCGCCGGCATCCCCCACATACACAAACCCATACCCACCCAAGCGCGCCAGAGCCATCAAGGCATCCTTTGCCGGAGCGTTGTTCAGGGTGAGCGTCACCGGCGGACCGCTCACATTCACGAAGCTGCGGTTCTGCAGCACCATCGTGCCCACGGCCATATCGCCCAGCGGTGGGGCAACAGCCCGGGGACGCAGGGGTGGGGCGTAACGCGCCTGGGGCACACTGCCCGGGGTGTTCAGATCCAGGCGGCCCGTCTGCAGGGTGGGCGCTGTGGTCAGACCGTTGAACTGGAGGATCAGATTTCTGCCATCCGCACTCACCACCGGTTCCTGCAGGGTCTGTCCTGGCACCGGCACCACTTCCAATTGGTAGGTCTGCCCCGAACCACTGATCGCCACCTTGGCCAGGCTCGCGCCGGGATCCGACAGTTGCTGGCTGCCATTGCGCACCCCCGGCTGACCCTGGGTTTGCAGGCGGCCCTCCCACACCCCGCCATTGAGGCGCTGCTGCAGCACCGGCTGGGCACCCACACCCTCAACCACCACCTCCACGCCGCTTGGGCCACGGCGGATGCGCAACGCCAGAGCACCTTGCGCCTGCACTTGACGGGAGACGTTGTTCATCAGCCCGTCGAGTGCCCCCACGTCGGCAGCCGAAAGGCCAGCAATCAACACGAGGGCCGTCAACCGGGAAGGAGGGAAGCGCATACCCGGGCCGAACCGCCACAAACCATGGGCGGATGGTATCGATCGAATCTCAACTCAACCAGCCCTTACCAACAAGAACTCACCTGTGGTTCAGGAGGGTGCTGACTCCGCCTTTGGCTCAACCGGTGCAGCGGATTTGTCAAAGAACGTGAGCTTCAGCTTCAGCTGAGTGCGAGGTGGCCCGGCGGGTTGTTGATCGTCTTCATCAGACGATTGAGACGCATCGTCAAGCGCCACCAATTCCAGATCGCTGGGCTGAACCAGCAATTCCAACGCCTCCATCCGCCTGAGAAAAGCGAGCAAGCCGGGATAGGGGCCCTCCGCCTGGAGCAGAACCGCCGTTTTCTGGTATCCGAGCTTGGCCAAGGGGTCCTTTGGTGCTGCCGGCTTGTTGCCTTTCCCCTGGGTGTTTCTGGATTTGGATGCCTGGTTCGGTGCCTGCGATGAGGCATCCGCAGGAGCCGCAGGCACAGGCTCGTACAGCGTGATCGCTACTCCGGTGGCAACCGACTCGCGGCTGAGCTGAGCCATAAACGTGTCGATCTCCCCCTGGCCAGCCACCAGTTCAATGAGCAGGTTCTGCTGCTGCTGCGCTTTCTGCAACTCCACTTGGGTTTTGGTGCGCTGCAGTTTCAACTGGGGCAGGGATGCCTCTTTGGCCTTCAAGTCATCCATGCGCTGGCGCTGTTCTTCGATCACCCCCAGCCGCGGCCAAGCCAGCCCGGCTAACAGCGCCCCAGCCAGCACCACCCCGAAAGCCGCAGGCGCACCCACCAGAATCCGCCCCCGGCTGAACCGGCGACGCCAGACCGATTGATCCGGACTGAGGTTGGTCACAGCGGCACTCCCTGCTGCTCAAGCAACCGGTAGCGCTCGGCCAGCCCCTCAGCCCCCAAAGCCTCCAACTGCTGGATCGACGGTCCTGCTTTGGGATCAAGCACCCAGTCGAGACTGAAGTTCACCACCGGGGTGTCACCATCCTCGCGGGTGAGCTTAAGCACCTTCACCCCATCCGCCTTGGAGATGGGCAGGCGCGCCAAGGTGATGGCCAGAGCATTGATGCGCTCCAGAGGCCCCGGCGTGGTTCCCACGGCAGCCTTGCCAGAAACCTTGATCCGGTCGCTTTGAACCGAAACGTCCTCCAGCTGGATGCCGACGGGAGTGACGCGCCGCAACTGCTCCAATAAAGGCGATCCTGCGGGGACCGCCACGAGTTGCTCGGCGATCTGAAGCGTGTCCCTCTTGAGAGAGGACATCTTGCCCTTGTTCGTCTTGATCTGGCCTTCAAGGGAGCGGACCTGACGTTCAAACGGCAGCAGCGTCTCCAGCTCGCGCTGCTGGGCAGCCTCAATCCAGCCCAAGCCAACCACAGAGGCCAAGGCAACACCAACGGCCGCCCCTCCCAGCAACGCCCCCCGCAACAGCAGAGGCCCCTTGGGCATCAACGGTGGGGAGTCCTGGGGACGTCCGAGCTCTAAGCGCCGTTCGCGCAACAGATCTGGCAAACGCTGCTGCTTTTGGCTCATCACGGCAACTCCGCTGGCGCCATCAGCGCCAGCTCCACCAAGGACATTTCGGCATCCCCAAGCAATGGCCCCAGCTTGAGCGCGTCATGGCTCTCCCCCCAGCGGCCTTTCCACGCAGCATCAGCCGTCACGCACCAGCCTGGAAGGTCCATGACTGCAGATCCTTTTTCACAGTTTTGCTCCCTCCAGGCATCGACCAGCCCCAGCACTTCCACGCGCAAGGCCGCCAGATCCCTGGCCTCCAGGGCAACGTCCAACTCAGGCCATCCATGCTCCAGCAGCAGGAGACGCCAGCTGCCCCCCTGCTCCACCAACCAGATCAGAGGCTGCTGCAGGTCCTGCTCGTGCGAGCAGGCCAGTCCCCTCCAGGCGGCACAGAGCAGCCATTCAGCCCGGCGCACGCTGAGATCGGCCGCGGCCAGGGTGTCCAGCCAAGCCTGCAGCACCATGCGCTCGGCACCCACCACCATCACCGTCTTCGTGCGGGTGTCCGGCACCAGGTCGAGGTAGCTCTCCTGCAGCGAGAGAGACCAGCCCAGGTCTGGGCCAAGCGCCCGCAGATCATCACCGTTGCTGAGCGTGGCCGCTGCCGCTCCCTGAAGCCGCCGCCATTCACAGCACGGCAGAGGCAGCAACAACTCCACTTCAACCTGGGCTGCCACCAACCCCTGATCCAGCAGCAGATCAGCCAGGGTGTCGCCCAGCACCTCGCGCTGCAGGGGAACGCCGGCGCGGACCAGATCCTGGGGAAGCGGGACGCTGGTGACCTGCGGCTCTCCCTGCAGGCTCCAGGTGAGTGTGAGGGCATCGTCGGATGGGACCAGCACGACCCGCACGGGATCCAGAAGGGCCTGGACCTGACGCATCCAGCCCTCAAGTGCAGGAAAGCGATCGCTCAGTCCGGCCAGCACCACATCCCCCCCACTGGCGTCATCAACGACCTGCCGGAAGGGTATCGGCTAGCGCCAAGGGGCGCCGCTCCCCACCGCCTCACTGATGTGGCGGAATCCATGGCGATCGAGCTGCAGCTGCAGTCCCTCCAACACCCGGGGCACCAGATCGGGGCCTTCATAAATCCATCCCGTGTACAGCTGGACCAGGGACGCACCAGCCGTGATCCGCTCCCAGGCTGCTTCCGGTGTGCTGATCCCGCCCACACCCACAAGGGGAAGCGCCGGCCCGGCGGTGGCGCGCAGGCGCCGCAACACTTCCAAAGCGCGTCTGCGCAAGGGATCGCCGCTGAGACCACCCGCCTCCTCCGCCAGGGTGCGGCCGGTCTGAGCAAGCACACGCTGCTCGAGGCCGAGACGGTCCAAGCTCGTGTTCACAGCGATCACCCCCGCAAGCCCCTCCTCATAGGCAAGACGAGCCAGACCATCGATGGCGTCATCCTCCAGATCGGGGGCGATCTTCACGAGCAGGGGCGGGCAGCCGGGCAGACGGCGCAGACGCTCCACCAGGCGCCGCAGTTGCGACGCGTCCTGCAGGTCCCTCAGACCTGGAGTATTCGGAGAACTGACGTTGATCACGGCGTAATCCGCCTGGGGCGCCAGCAGCTCAAGCGACGAGGCATAGTCATCGGCCGCCTGGTCGAGGGGCGTGATTTTGGACTTGCCGAAGTTGATCCCCAGCACTGCCGGGCGCTGACCACGGGCCGGCAACGCCTGCCGCAACAGGGTGCGGCGCAGCACTTCGGCACCCCCATTGTTGAAGCCCATACGATTCAACGCGGCCCGCTCCTGGGCCAGCCGGAACAGCCGCGGCCGCGGATTGCCTGGTTGCCCATGCCAGGTGACGGTTCCCACCTCCGCAAAGCCAAACCCGAAGCGATCCCACACCCCTGCGGCGACACCGTTCTTGTCGAAGCCAGCCGCCAGCCCGACAGGATTGCTGAAGCGGCAGCCGAAGAGCACCTGTTCCAGGCGCACATCGTTGCGCTGAAGCTCCGCACCGATGCCCTCCAGCACTCCGGAGACTCCGGGCCATCGACGCCGAAGGCTGAGTTGAGCGAGAGCCTGCAAGGCCGCACGACTGAGCTGTTCGGCATCGACCCCCTCATCGTTGGCCAGCACGGGGCCCAGCCAGCGGCGATAGAAACCTGCGGTGGACAACGCCCCGGACGATGACGACTGGGCCATCTGGTTTCCTGCTTCTATCTCGATCCTGCCTCGGCACGCCGCAAGCGCCAGCGATCCCCGTCGATCGGTTCCACCATCCAGTCGCGCCAACGCCACGGGTGCTGGCGTTCAAGCACGTTGGCGAGGGGTTGTTCCACCAACTGAGCCAGCTCGACGGCCGTGAGCGTGAAACCACCGGTGGCGAGCCGATCCGCCAGCTCCAGGCGCGTGAGCAACGTGCGCAGTGGCTCCGGTGCCGGATCCGGAGGTTGGGTTTGCGCAGCACGAAGCGGTGGTGCCCCCCCCTTCGAGTAAGCCACAGCGATGGCATCAACCCGGTCGTTGTCGGGATCACCGCTATGCCCTTTCACATAGGTGAGCGGCACATCGGGCAGGCGTGCCGCATCCAGGGCCTGCCAAAGGTCTTGGTTGAGCACGGGCTTACCGGCGGCCGTCTTCCAGCCCTTGCGTTTCCATCCGACCATCCAGGAGCCAAGCCCATCGATCAAATATTTGCTGTCGGTCCGCAAGGTGAGATCGGGATGGCGTGGCAGCTCTGCCAAGCGTTCCAGCACGGCGAGGGCAGCCTGCAACTCCATGCGGTTGTTGGTTGTGGCCGGCTCGGATCCACCGAACTCCTCCACGCTGCCGTCTTCAAAGCGAATCAAGGCACCCCAGCCCCCTGGACCTGGGTTGCCGCTACAGGCTCCATCGGTGGCCGCCGCGACAACCCGTCCCCTGCGATCGCCATCAGCCATTTGTCACCCCACCCTGTGTTCGGTACAACACGGTTCTTGAGCACCCAGGAGGTCTGGGCTATGGGCCGAACCTACTTCCGCAGGACTGCCTTAGCGGCCACCGCCCTGGGGCTTGCCGGTCTGGGCGCGGCTCTTCCTGGCTTGAGCCGAGCTTTATTCGACAGTCGGCCCTTGCAACAGGAACGCTTCGCGGTTCTGGCCCAGGCCGTGGGCAACAGCCGCTGGAAACTGCTCGTGCTGGAGCAGATCAAGGCCCGTCCACTGTGTTGGGAAGAGCGCAGGGACGGCTTGATGAAGCCTTCTTTGAATGATTTCGATTTCAGCGGGATCTGCAGCCGCTATCTCGACAGCAATGGCTATTCCCTACGCACGGGAGGCACGGACTCCGACAAACGCTTTCGCCTGAAGCTGGAGCAGACCCGCGATGGACTGCTGCTGCAGGCCATGGATCCAGTGAGGGGAGACAGCACGGTTGTGGCCCGAGCCACCCGGGTGCGGCGGGACAAGGATGCTTTTGTGAAACTGACCCTGGAGCCGGGGTGGGCCCTGGAACGTCGGGCCTACAAAGGCCGAACCCTGAGCCATGTGTATTTCGCCAATTCCAAGCCAATGCCAACGCTCATGGCCTCGAGTCGGGGCAGCAGCCGCCAGACCCGCAGCTTCTCAGCGAGTCTGCCCAGTGCTCCAGGACTGCCGCAGGCAGGAGGCAGGGGCCAGGCAGGGCGGGGGCCGATCCGATTGCAGGTGATTCCCTTCCGTCCCTGACGGGAGGACAGTTGAGGGAGCGCCCTCTCCCGACGAGACAGGGCCAGGATCACTTCTTATGGTTCATTTGTGTGAGGAGTGCTAAGCGCCTCTTCAGGGTCGAAACAAGGACAGACTCCTGCAATGCGCTTCACTTCTGAGTCCTGCCTTTGGCAGGGCTCTTTTTTTTGGGCCACAAAAAAACCGACCCTGGGGTCGGTTGGGTGCAATGGAATGGGGGAAGGGTCGCTATCCCGCAGGACACCGACCCGACACGATCACTTGAGGGTGACCTTGCCGCCCACTTCTTCGATGGCCTTCTTGAGGGCTTCGGCTTCGTCCTTGGACACGCCTTCCTTGATGGCCTTGGGTGCAGCCTCGACCATGGCCTTGGCATCACCAAGACCCAGGCCGGTGGCCTCACGCACAGCCTTGAGGACCTTGATCTTGGCTGAAGCGTCAAAGCTCTCCAGCACAACATC
The sequence above is a segment of the Synechococcus sp. PROS-7-1 genome. Coding sequences within it:
- a CDS encoding DUF3747 domain-containing protein, encoding MGRTYFRRTALAATALGLAGLGAALPGLSRALFDSRPLQQERFAVLAQAVGNSRWKLLVLEQIKARPLCWEERRDGLMKPSLNDFDFSGICSRYLDSNGYSLRTGGTDSDKRFRLKLEQTRDGLLLQAMDPVRGDSTVVARATRVRRDKDAFVKLTLEPGWALERRAYKGRTLSHVYFANSKPMPTLMASSRGSSRQTRSFSASLPSAPGLPQAGGRGQAGRGPIRLQVIPFRP
- the rplL gene encoding 50S ribosomal protein L7/L12, with the protein product MSAKTDEILESLKTLSLLEASELVKQIEEAFGVSAAASAGVVMAAPGAAGAGGGEAAEEKTEFDVVLESFDASAKIKVLKAVREATGLGLGDAKAMVEAAPKAIKEGVSKDEAEALKKAIEEVGGKVTLK